The following are encoded together in the Microbacterium hatanonis genome:
- a CDS encoding LLM class flavin-dependent oxidoreductase — protein sequence MPIELRSRLQVATAAIGDPATVVQRRAAAGGNWSVRHSTTPETVLRAAREQEELGYDGVLIAERSGWPDVYAQSSWVLANTTRLKTVSAHRIGRQSPTTTARLAQTIDLLSGGRLVHHFITGHNEVDQQRDGDFIGKEERYARAAEFLEIYVRELTSTEPFDFDGTYYRVRDALSGIGNASSPYAEISWAGSSPAALDVAARWADTFSIPATSLADTVDVTSRVRALAAAHGRTLRYWHNANHIVAETDETARDIAEGVVRELENREELLALDIGSPESVSRTRIYEQSLESDWVDGSLFLGLARVTGVESVPAFVGSPETVAEAMLAHYRNGVEIFGMDPTAYTQEELELKKELLRLLREGAARIDAETRAAVPV from the coding sequence ATGCCCATCGAACTTCGCTCCCGCCTCCAAGTGGCCACGGCGGCCATCGGCGACCCGGCGACGGTGGTGCAGCGCCGCGCCGCGGCCGGCGGCAACTGGTCGGTCCGCCACTCCACGACCCCCGAGACGGTCCTTCGCGCCGCGCGGGAGCAGGAGGAGCTCGGCTACGACGGTGTGCTCATCGCCGAGCGCAGCGGCTGGCCCGACGTCTACGCGCAATCGTCGTGGGTGCTCGCGAACACCACTCGCCTCAAGACGGTGTCGGCGCACCGCATCGGGCGCCAATCGCCGACGACGACCGCTCGTCTCGCACAGACGATCGATCTACTCTCGGGCGGGCGACTCGTGCACCACTTCATCACCGGGCACAACGAGGTCGACCAGCAACGCGACGGCGATTTCATCGGCAAGGAGGAGCGTTACGCGCGGGCGGCGGAGTTCCTCGAGATCTACGTGCGCGAGCTCACCTCGACCGAACCGTTCGATTTCGACGGCACGTACTACCGGGTCCGCGACGCGCTGTCGGGGATCGGCAACGCGTCGTCCCCCTACGCCGAGATCTCGTGGGCGGGGTCGTCGCCCGCCGCCCTCGACGTCGCCGCGCGGTGGGCGGACACCTTCTCGATCCCAGCGACATCGCTGGCCGACACCGTCGACGTGACGTCGCGGGTGAGGGCGCTCGCCGCCGCACACGGACGCACCCTGCGGTATTGGCACAACGCCAACCACATCGTCGCGGAGACCGACGAGACAGCGCGCGATATCGCGGAGGGCGTGGTGCGCGAACTCGAGAATCGAGAAGAGCTGCTGGCTCTCGACATCGGAAGCCCCGAGTCGGTGAGCCGCACGCGGATCTACGAGCAGTCCCTGGAGTCGGACTGGGTCGACGGCAGTCTCTTCCTCGGTCTCGCCCGCGTCACTGGCGTCGAGAGCGTGCCCGCCTTCGTCGGCTCGCCCGAGACGGTTGCCGAAGCGATGCTCGCGCACTACCGCAACGGGGTGGAGATCTTCGGGATGGACCCGACGGCCTACACCCAGGAGGAGCTCGAGCTCAAGAAGGAGCTCCTACGTCTCCTGCGCGAGGGCGCCGCCCGGATCGACGCCGAGACGCGTGCGGCGGTGCCGGTGTGA
- a CDS encoding amidohydrolase: MSAVLVRDAVAEWAAAHTDDLVAWRHHLHRNPELSHREVRTTEFVVGVLRGAGLDPVVLPGGTGLVVDLGPVSGPTVALRADLDALPVREETGLPFASETDGVMHACGHDVHTAALLGATLALAALPELPGRIRVLFQPAEEVMTGALAAVEAGVMTGVDRIFMLHVSPQLRTGTIGVASGSATSSSDAIGIRFTGPGGHSSRPHDTGDLVYAIGLVATGLPGLLTRRIDPLNAGVLVWGQVEAGYAANVIPTAGLLRGTLRLGNRQAWNDAPDLVNELVDALLAPTGVGHELDYARGVPPVVNDAESVSIARHVADEVIGADSFVPLTQAGAGEDFAYYLDHAPGALVSLGVWDGEGEPTGVHRGTFRADDAALPVGVRVYAGLALEALARLRV; this comes from the coding sequence GTGAGCGCGGTGCTCGTTCGCGATGCGGTCGCGGAATGGGCCGCCGCCCACACCGACGACCTGGTGGCGTGGCGCCACCACCTGCACCGGAATCCCGAGCTGTCGCACCGGGAGGTGCGCACCACGGAGTTCGTCGTGGGGGTTCTGAGGGGCGCGGGTCTCGACCCCGTCGTGCTCCCGGGCGGGACGGGGCTGGTGGTAGACCTCGGACCGGTGAGTGGACCGACGGTCGCCCTGCGCGCCGATCTCGATGCGCTCCCTGTGCGCGAGGAGACCGGGCTGCCGTTCGCCTCCGAGACCGACGGTGTGATGCATGCGTGCGGTCATGACGTCCATACCGCGGCGCTCCTGGGCGCGACGCTCGCCCTGGCCGCTCTCCCCGAGCTGCCCGGCCGCATCCGCGTGCTGTTTCAGCCGGCGGAGGAGGTGATGACCGGGGCGCTCGCCGCTGTCGAGGCCGGGGTCATGACGGGCGTTGATCGGATCTTCATGCTCCATGTGTCACCGCAGCTGCGCACCGGCACGATCGGTGTCGCATCGGGCTCGGCGACGAGCTCGTCCGACGCGATCGGCATCCGCTTCACCGGGCCCGGCGGTCATTCGTCCCGGCCGCACGACACGGGTGATCTGGTCTACGCGATCGGACTCGTCGCGACGGGCCTGCCGGGTCTGCTCACGCGCCGGATCGATCCTCTGAACGCGGGGGTGCTGGTGTGGGGTCAGGTCGAAGCGGGTTACGCCGCCAACGTCATCCCCACCGCCGGGCTGCTGCGCGGAACTCTGCGCCTGGGCAACCGGCAGGCGTGGAACGACGCGCCCGATCTCGTGAACGAGCTGGTCGACGCGCTCCTTGCTCCGACCGGTGTGGGCCACGAGCTGGATTACGCCCGCGGTGTGCCGCCCGTTGTGAACGATGCCGAATCCGTCTCGATCGCCCGACACGTCGCCGACGAGGTGATCGGCGCGGACTCGTTCGTGCCCCTCACGCAGGCGGGCGCGGGGGAGGACTTCGCTTACTACCTGGACCACGCCCCCGGCGCGCTCGTCTCCCTCGGCGTCTGGGACGGCGAGGGAGAACCGACGGGCGTGCACCGCGGCACGTTCCGTGCAGACGATGCCGCACTCCCCGTGGGGGTACGCGTTTACGCCGGTCTCGCCCTGGAGGCCCTCGCGCGGCTGCGCGTCTGA
- a CDS encoding ABC transporter substrate-binding protein, whose product MLSIRRHRTRFAAAAAVITAATILAGCAGSAGADDTAAAYSDTIHYPVAATIPTLDPHISPSGVVANIDAHIYETLVAQDASLAPQPALAESWTTSEDGRSWTFSIREGVPFHNGDELDAGDVAASLNRWKTTTARAQTLLGDSEFEVVDDRTVSLDLAQPQGDLLAQLANPLQFAAIMPAEIAASAPAEGVTEYVGTGPYQFVEWNVDRDVQLTRFDDYVGVDTEPSGYAGRKGAPTENLSFDFVVDSTTRFSAFLSGEYDFVDVTVDNLPQVESQDDVTVTRELSSGYVVVFNLDSEFGSILDNREAVAAAIDADDFMTAVVSDPELYRLNPSYVYEENTAWWSDAGSETYFDIADLDLAREKLAASGYDGREIRILTSHDYGEVYYKSAVILQSQLQAIGVNAVLDIYDYATLIQKRNSLEGWDIYAGAFLVPSTPSQLLYLTPNYGGADDPELAALLDATAAAITAVEQQAASAALEEYLWEQLPTINIGDSYGYRAVRDDVEGYQTLNGAPILWNTRIAQ is encoded by the coding sequence GTGCTCTCGATCCGACGACACCGCACCCGCTTCGCCGCCGCCGCGGCGGTGATCACGGCCGCCACGATTCTCGCCGGCTGCGCCGGCTCCGCGGGCGCCGACGACACCGCGGCCGCATACAGCGACACCATCCACTATCCGGTTGCCGCGACCATTCCCACGCTCGATCCGCACATCAGCCCATCGGGCGTGGTCGCCAACATCGACGCGCACATCTACGAGACCCTGGTCGCCCAGGACGCGTCGCTCGCACCCCAACCCGCGCTGGCGGAGTCGTGGACGACCAGCGAGGACGGTAGGTCGTGGACCTTCTCGATCCGGGAGGGGGTGCCCTTCCACAACGGGGACGAGCTCGACGCAGGCGACGTCGCGGCGTCGCTGAACCGATGGAAGACGACGACGGCGCGGGCTCAGACGCTTCTGGGCGACAGCGAGTTCGAGGTCGTCGACGACCGCACGGTCTCCCTCGACCTCGCGCAGCCGCAGGGCGACCTGCTCGCCCAGCTCGCGAACCCGCTGCAGTTCGCGGCGATCATGCCTGCGGAGATCGCGGCGTCGGCCCCGGCCGAGGGCGTGACGGAGTACGTCGGCACCGGCCCGTACCAGTTCGTCGAGTGGAACGTCGATCGCGACGTGCAGCTGACCCGTTTCGACGACTACGTCGGCGTCGATACCGAGCCCAGCGGATATGCCGGACGCAAGGGCGCCCCGACCGAAAATCTCTCCTTCGACTTCGTCGTCGACTCCACCACCCGGTTCTCCGCCTTCCTCAGCGGCGAGTACGACTTCGTCGACGTGACCGTCGACAATCTGCCGCAGGTCGAGTCGCAGGATGACGTGACCGTCACCCGCGAGTTGAGCTCGGGCTACGTCGTCGTGTTCAACCTGGACAGCGAGTTCGGGTCGATCCTGGACAACCGCGAGGCCGTCGCCGCAGCCATCGACGCCGACGACTTCATGACGGCGGTGGTCTCGGACCCCGAGCTCTACCGACTCAATCCCAGCTACGTCTACGAGGAGAACACCGCCTGGTGGTCCGACGCCGGATCGGAGACGTACTTCGACATCGCCGACCTCGACCTGGCGCGCGAGAAGCTCGCGGCATCCGGCTACGACGGGCGGGAGATCCGCATCCTCACCAGCCACGACTACGGCGAGGTGTACTACAAGTCGGCCGTGATCCTGCAGAGCCAGCTGCAGGCGATCGGGGTGAACGCGGTGCTCGACATCTACGACTACGCGACCCTCATCCAGAAGCGGAACAGCCTCGAAGGGTGGGACATCTACGCCGGCGCCTTCCTCGTGCCCTCGACCCCGTCGCAGCTGCTGTACCTCACTCCGAACTACGGCGGCGCCGACGATCCCGAGCTCGCCGCCCTACTCGATGCCACGGCGGCCGCCATCACCGCGGTGGAGCAGCAGGCCGCCAGCGCCGCGCTCGAGGAATACCTGTGGGAGCAGCTGCCGACGATCAACATCGGCGACTCCTACGGGTACCGAGCCGTGCGCGACGACGTCGAGGGGTACCAGACCCTGAACGGTGCACCCATCCTCTGGAACACCCGGATCGCCCAGTAG
- a CDS encoding ABC transporter permease, producing the protein MLRYALARLLALAQVVVVMSVVVYALIYAMPGDPATVILGDDATAEQIAELRAQLGLDRPAWLGYLDWLSAVLRGDLGYSIFLRAPVAEVLGERLVPTVSIALLAAVVSLLVAVPLAVAAARTRAGAADTTLSIVATLGMAVPGFLLALLLVRVFAVQLGWFPVAGYAPPERGILPFLSYLVLPAVALGVVQISLLGRITRSSVVDVLSTSFVTVVRAKGVSSSGVLYGHALRNALVPIVTVLAGSFGSLLAGAAVVETIFNIPGIGQLIVTAISRRDYPVIQATVLVIALIYVVLNFVVDLLYPLLDPRIRLAAGGRR; encoded by the coding sequence ATGCTGAGGTACGCACTCGCGCGACTGCTCGCGCTGGCGCAGGTGGTCGTCGTCATGTCGGTCGTCGTCTACGCGCTGATCTACGCGATGCCGGGAGACCCCGCCACCGTCATCCTCGGAGACGATGCGACCGCCGAGCAGATCGCCGAGCTGCGCGCCCAGCTCGGGCTCGACCGACCTGCCTGGCTCGGATACCTCGATTGGCTCTCCGCCGTGCTCCGGGGGGATCTCGGATACTCGATCTTCCTCCGGGCCCCGGTGGCCGAGGTGCTCGGCGAACGGCTCGTGCCCACGGTGTCGATCGCGCTGCTCGCCGCGGTCGTGAGCCTGCTGGTCGCGGTTCCGCTGGCCGTCGCGGCGGCGCGCACGCGGGCCGGTGCGGCCGACACGACACTGTCGATCGTCGCCACTCTCGGCATGGCGGTGCCGGGATTCCTGCTCGCGCTGCTGCTCGTGCGCGTCTTCGCGGTGCAGCTGGGGTGGTTTCCGGTCGCGGGGTATGCGCCGCCCGAGAGGGGCATCCTCCCCTTCCTCAGCTACCTGGTGCTCCCGGCCGTGGCGCTCGGAGTCGTGCAGATCTCCCTCCTCGGGCGGATCACTCGTAGCTCGGTGGTCGACGTGCTCTCCACGTCGTTCGTCACCGTTGTCCGCGCCAAGGGAGTCTCATCGTCGGGCGTGCTCTACGGCCACGCGCTGCGCAACGCGCTCGTTCCGATCGTGACGGTGCTGGCAGGGTCGTTCGGTTCGCTCCTTGCCGGCGCCGCCGTGGTCGAGACGATCTTCAACATCCCCGGGATCGGGCAGCTCATCGTCACCGCGATCTCCCGCCGCGATTACCCGGTCATCCAAGCGACCGTGCTCGTGATCGCACTCATCTACGTGGTGCTCAACTTCGTGGTCGACCTCCTGTACCCCCTCCTCGACCCGCGCATCCGTCTTGCGGCGGGAGGGCGGCGATGA
- a CDS encoding ABC transporter permease: protein MSPLRRGIAALRERPGVIGGLILLALCAGIALVVPLLGPYDPNAAQVQERMQPPSAPHPLGTDDFGRDLLARLAVGIGMSMQVALATTAVALVIGVVLGLLAVFVRPLDQLIMRICDGLLAIPGVLLALAVVAATGASVGSLILCLIVVETPAVARLVRSSALSVRERRFVEAAAASGVRPLGVVTRHVLPSVLVPVGVQMSAVFGSAIIIEAALSFLGAGIPAPTASLGNLLSEAKAFVNTGWWLMLFPGVALAALVLGANLIGDGIGGRLLSRRRRALPGAAELERERILLP from the coding sequence ATGAGCCCCCTGCGCCGCGGCATCGCCGCGCTCCGCGAGCGCCCCGGTGTCATCGGGGGCCTCATTCTGCTCGCCCTGTGCGCGGGCATCGCGCTCGTCGTGCCGCTCCTGGGCCCCTACGATCCGAACGCCGCCCAGGTGCAGGAGCGCATGCAGCCGCCTTCGGCGCCGCATCCGCTCGGTACCGACGACTTCGGGCGCGACCTGCTCGCCCGACTCGCCGTGGGTATAGGGATGTCGATGCAGGTCGCCCTCGCCACCACCGCCGTGGCCCTCGTCATCGGTGTCGTCCTCGGCCTGCTCGCCGTGTTCGTTCGCCCTCTCGACCAGCTCATCATGCGCATCTGCGACGGGCTCCTCGCGATACCGGGCGTGCTCCTCGCCCTGGCCGTCGTCGCAGCGACGGGTGCGAGCGTGGGCAGCCTCATCCTGTGTCTCATCGTCGTCGAGACGCCGGCGGTCGCCCGGCTCGTGCGGTCGTCGGCGCTGAGCGTGCGGGAAAGACGTTTCGTCGAGGCGGCAGCTGCCTCGGGGGTCCGGCCTCTCGGTGTGGTGACGCGTCACGTGCTGCCGAGCGTGCTCGTGCCGGTGGGGGTGCAGATGTCCGCAGTCTTCGGATCAGCGATCATCATCGAAGCGGCCCTCAGCTTCCTCGGCGCGGGAATCCCGGCGCCCACCGCGAGCCTCGGCAACCTGCTGAGCGAGGCCAAGGCGTTCGTCAACACGGGCTGGTGGCTCATGCTGTTCCCCGGTGTCGCCCTGGCCGCTCTCGTTCTGGGAGCGAACCTCATCGGCGACGGGATCGGCGGCCGTCTGCTGTCGCGGCGGCGTCGTGCGCTGCCCGGCGCAGCGGAACTCGAACGGGAGAGGATTCTGCTGCCGTGA
- a CDS encoding ABC transporter ATP-binding protein, which translates to MTALTPPAVEPALLVESLTVGYDGDVVVSGISFSVQRGEVVALVGESGSGKSTTAHAILGLLPPDARVAARAVRVDGDELSPDDDERMRAFRGVRLAYVPQDPGTSLDPVRRVRDQVAEVLRVHGIGTRADRRDRVDDALRAAGIDDVEGIGRRFPHELSGGLQQRVLIAQALVGDPGVLIADEPTSALDVTVQKAVLDALAAATRERGVAVLLITHDLAMAAERADRVLVLRDGSIVEDGEATRVLTRPEHAYTRELVAATPAAIPVVASRQARAPRRHRGVGGRERRAPLEVFPRSRRPRRDGGR; encoded by the coding sequence GTGACCGCTCTCACGCCTCCAGCCGTCGAGCCGGCCCTGCTCGTGGAATCGCTGACCGTCGGCTACGACGGCGACGTCGTCGTCTCCGGGATCTCGTTCTCGGTGCAACGCGGCGAGGTCGTCGCCCTCGTGGGCGAGTCGGGATCGGGGAAGTCCACCACAGCCCACGCGATCCTCGGGCTCCTTCCGCCGGATGCGCGGGTCGCGGCGCGGGCGGTGCGTGTGGACGGCGACGAGCTGTCCCCCGACGACGACGAGCGGATGCGGGCCTTCCGCGGGGTGCGGCTCGCCTACGTGCCGCAAGATCCCGGTACGAGCCTCGACCCCGTGCGGCGTGTGCGCGATCAGGTGGCCGAGGTGCTCCGCGTGCATGGCATCGGCACGAGAGCCGACCGTCGCGACCGCGTCGACGACGCCCTCCGAGCTGCGGGCATCGACGACGTCGAGGGCATCGGACGCCGGTTCCCCCACGAGCTGTCGGGAGGGCTGCAGCAGCGTGTGCTCATCGCACAGGCGCTCGTGGGCGACCCCGGGGTCCTGATCGCCGACGAACCCACGAGCGCTCTCGACGTGACGGTCCAGAAGGCGGTGCTCGACGCGCTCGCCGCCGCCACGCGCGAGCGCGGTGTCGCCGTCCTCCTCATCACCCACGACCTCGCCATGGCTGCTGAGCGCGCCGATCGCGTGCTGGTGCTGCGCGACGGGAGCATCGTCGAAGACGGTGAGGCGACGCGCGTTCTCACCCGGCCCGAGCACGCCTACACCCGCGAACTCGTGGCGGCGACGCCCGCGGCGATCCCGGTTGTCGCTTCGCGACAGGCCCGTGCCCCACGACGACACCGGGGTGTCGGTGGTCGCGAGCGTCGAGCACCTCTCGAAGTCTTTCCGCGGTCGCGGCGCCCCCGTCGTGACGGCGGTCGATGA
- a CDS encoding ABC transporter ATP-binding protein, protein MTAVDDVSLVVYARRTLALVGESGSGKTTTARILARLESADAGTVSLEGVDVTRHRGAELRGLRRRIQYVHQNPRSALDPRYTVAEAVAEPLRAFSLAPAPERRRRVGELLDRVALPSSLLDRPTARLSGGQAQRVAIARALALSPSVLVLDEAVSALDVSVQARILALLAELQADLGLAYVFVSHDLSVVAQIADEVAVMRAGRVVESGAAHDVLENPTHDYTVRLLDAVPGGAPVA, encoded by the coding sequence GTGACGGCGGTCGATGACGTCTCGCTCGTCGTGTACGCCCGGCGCACGCTCGCCCTCGTCGGCGAGTCGGGGTCGGGCAAGACCACGACGGCCCGCATCCTCGCCCGGCTCGAATCGGCCGACGCGGGAACCGTGTCGCTCGAGGGCGTCGACGTCACCCGCCACCGCGGCGCCGAGCTGCGAGGTCTCCGCCGCCGCATCCAGTATGTGCATCAGAATCCGCGATCGGCGCTCGACCCCCGGTACACGGTCGCCGAGGCCGTCGCGGAGCCGCTGCGCGCCTTCAGCCTCGCCCCGGCGCCGGAGCGCCGCCGCCGGGTGGGCGAGCTGCTCGACCGTGTCGCCCTCCCGTCCTCGCTCCTGGACCGACCCACGGCCCGTCTGTCGGGCGGGCAGGCCCAACGGGTCGCGATCGCCCGTGCTCTGGCGCTCTCACCGTCGGTGCTCGTTCTCGACGAGGCGGTCTCGGCGCTCGACGTCTCGGTGCAGGCACGCATTCTCGCGCTCCTGGCCGAGCTTCAGGCCGACCTCGGCCTCGCGTACGTCTTCGTCTCCCACGACCTCTCGGTGGTCGCGCAGATCGCCGACGAGGTCGCCGTCATGCGCGCGGGCCGCGTCGTGGAGAGCGGTGCCGCGCACGATGTCCTGGAGAATCCGACCCATGATTACACCGTGCGTCTGCTCGACGCCGTACCGGGAGGGGCTCCCGTAGCGTGA
- a CDS encoding LysR family transcriptional regulator, whose amino-acid sequence MNDLLDLVALRSLVEIADAGTFTGAARALGVSQPAVSQHVRALETRFDATLVTRSSRRIVFTAAGERVLAEARRLLAVHDDVLRSLETLEETPIVVACIEHAVPSVLSSVLSELERSVPNRRVVVQVDNAEHIGAGLKAGLIDVAVVLGHDWDTPGNEIGRFALRWVTGRPLAIQDPRGVPLVVNREPCRIRQHALGLLARSGTPAHIAAESSSLEGVLAAVRAGLGTALLPMHVRSAAGLHERPDLPGAGEIAVRLVTRRGVDPAVGAAATVGARRAFAPSKSQVSA is encoded by the coding sequence ATGAACGATCTGCTCGACCTCGTGGCTCTGCGGAGCCTCGTCGAGATCGCCGACGCCGGCACGTTCACCGGTGCCGCGCGAGCGCTCGGGGTGAGTCAACCCGCTGTATCCCAGCACGTGCGTGCGCTCGAGACGCGGTTCGACGCGACGCTGGTGACGCGATCGTCGCGGCGGATCGTCTTCACAGCGGCGGGCGAACGCGTGCTGGCCGAGGCCCGACGGCTCCTGGCGGTGCACGACGACGTCCTTCGCTCGCTCGAGACCCTGGAGGAGACCCCGATCGTCGTCGCCTGCATCGAGCACGCCGTGCCGAGCGTGCTGTCGTCCGTGCTCTCCGAGCTCGAGCGCTCCGTTCCGAACCGTCGTGTCGTGGTGCAGGTCGACAACGCCGAGCACATCGGGGCGGGTCTGAAGGCCGGGCTCATCGACGTCGCCGTCGTGCTGGGGCACGATTGGGACACTCCGGGCAACGAGATCGGCAGATTCGCACTGCGATGGGTCACGGGGCGGCCACTGGCGATCCAGGATCCGCGAGGCGTGCCTCTCGTCGTCAACCGCGAGCCGTGCCGGATCCGTCAGCACGCCCTCGGGCTGCTGGCGCGATCGGGAACCCCCGCGCACATCGCCGCCGAGTCGTCGAGCCTGGAGGGCGTCCTCGCCGCCGTGCGCGCAGGGCTCGGCACGGCGTTGCTCCCCATGCACGTCCGTTCGGCAGCGGGGCTTCACGAACGCCCCGATCTGCCCGGGGCAGGCGAGATCGCGGTGCGATTGGTCACCCGTCGCGGAGTCGACCCCGCCGTCGGGGCCGCAGCGACCGTGGGGGCGCGGAGGGCTTTCGCTCCTTCGAAGTCTCAGGTGTCGGCCTGA
- a CDS encoding LLM class F420-dependent oxidoreductase, with the protein MEYCLFTEPQEGFDYDDQLAFALAAERLGFDAYFRSDHYLRMAPGDPGPGGTDAWTTLAGLARETSTIRLGTLVSSATHRIPGVLAVQVAQVDRMSGGRVEFGLGTGWFEREHRAYGIPFPAKRFGILEEQLEIITGLWQTPVGERYDFAGRHYTVEDSPALPKPVQSRVPVIVGGGGPSRTPAIAARFATEFNIGFVAEDVVAEKFAGVRDACESAGRDPETLKLSVAMPTLAGATDADLERRAANLGRPLEAFRDAPGGIVGGRDEIVAKVERLRALGAERVYLQLLDIRDLEQVEFLGTEVLPHLPR; encoded by the coding sequence ATGGAGTACTGCCTGTTCACCGAGCCCCAGGAGGGCTTCGACTACGACGACCAGCTCGCCTTCGCCCTCGCGGCCGAGCGCCTCGGCTTCGACGCCTACTTCCGCTCCGACCACTACCTGCGGATGGCCCCCGGCGATCCCGGTCCCGGCGGGACGGACGCGTGGACGACGCTGGCCGGACTCGCCCGGGAGACGAGCACGATCCGCCTCGGAACGCTGGTCTCGTCGGCCACCCATCGCATCCCGGGCGTGCTCGCGGTGCAGGTCGCCCAGGTCGACCGCATGTCGGGCGGACGCGTCGAGTTCGGCCTCGGCACGGGTTGGTTCGAGCGCGAGCACCGCGCCTACGGCATCCCGTTCCCCGCGAAGCGGTTCGGAATCCTCGAGGAGCAGCTGGAGATCATCACGGGTCTGTGGCAGACCCCCGTCGGCGAGCGCTACGACTTCGCCGGACGGCACTACACCGTCGAGGACTCCCCGGCCCTGCCGAAGCCGGTGCAGTCGCGCGTACCCGTGATCGTGGGCGGCGGCGGCCCGAGCCGTACCCCGGCGATCGCCGCGCGCTTCGCGACCGAGTTCAACATCGGATTCGTCGCGGAGGACGTCGTCGCCGAGAAGTTCGCCGGCGTCCGTGACGCGTGCGAGAGCGCCGGTCGCGATCCCGAGACGCTGAAGCTCTCGGTCGCGATGCCGACGCTCGCGGGGGCGACCGATGCCGACCTCGAACGCCGCGCCGCGAACCTCGGGCGTCCGCTCGAGGCGTTCCGCGACGCGCCCGGCGGCATCGTCGGCGGCCGCGACGAGATCGTCGCGAAGGTCGAGCGCCTGCGCGCCCTCGGCGCCGAGCGCGTCTACCTCCAGCTGCTCGACATCCGCGACCTGGAGCAGGTGGAGTTCCTCGGCACGGAGGTGCTCCCCCACCTGCCGCGCTGA
- a CDS encoding cation diffusion facilitator family transporter: MSASGGNRAIIAAFAANLGIALAKFTAWIFSGSASMLAEGIHSVADSGNQLLLLLGGKRARRAADREHPFGHGRERYVYAFVVAIILFSVGGLFSIYEGVEKLTNPHELENVWIPIVVLIIAIGLESFSLRTAVKESNHSREKGQSWVSFVRRAKAPELPVVLLEDVAALIGLVLAMLGVGLTVITGDSVFDAIGTLMIGTLLIVVAIVLGIETKSLLVGEGATEGDHDRIVAAITDGPEVSRLIHMKTLYLGPDELLVAAKIAFAGDLGLPEVAAAIDAVESRIRSAVPVARVIYLEPDLDRTPVAPG, encoded by the coding sequence ATGAGCGCCTCCGGCGGCAACCGCGCCATCATCGCCGCCTTCGCGGCGAACCTCGGAATCGCGCTCGCGAAGTTCACCGCGTGGATCTTCTCCGGTTCGGCGTCGATGCTCGCCGAGGGCATCCACTCCGTCGCCGACTCGGGCAATCAGCTGCTCCTGCTCCTCGGCGGCAAGCGCGCGCGCCGCGCGGCCGATCGCGAGCATCCGTTCGGCCACGGTCGCGAGAGGTACGTCTACGCGTTCGTCGTGGCGATCATCCTGTTCTCGGTCGGCGGGCTCTTCTCCATCTACGAGGGCGTCGAGAAGCTCACGAATCCGCACGAGCTCGAGAACGTCTGGATCCCGATCGTGGTGCTGATCATCGCGATCGGTCTGGAGTCGTTCTCGCTGCGCACCGCGGTCAAGGAGAGCAACCATTCCCGCGAGAAGGGCCAGTCGTGGGTGTCGTTCGTCCGCCGCGCGAAGGCCCCCGAGCTCCCCGTCGTGCTGCTCGAAGACGTCGCCGCGCTCATCGGCCTCGTCCTCGCGATGCTCGGCGTCGGGCTGACCGTGATCACCGGCGACTCCGTGTTCGACGCCATCGGCACGTTGATGATCGGCACGCTGCTGATCGTCGTCGCGATCGTGCTGGGCATCGAGACGAAGAGCCTCCTCGTCGGGGAGGGCGCGACCGAGGGCGACCACGACCGCATCGTCGCGGCGATCACCGACGGCCCGGAGGTCTCCCGCCTGATCCACATGAAGACCCTCTATCTCGGGCCCGACGAACTGCTCGTCGCCGCCAAGATCGCCTTCGCCGGCGACCTGGGCCTCCCGGAGGTCGCGGCCGCGATCGATGCGGTGGAGAGCCGCATCCGCAGCGCGGTGCCCGTCGCCCGCGTGATCTACCTCGAACCCGACCTCGACCGGACGCCGGTGGCCCCCGGCTGA